In Mycobacterium sp. JS623, one genomic interval encodes:
- a CDS encoding DUF7162 family protein — protein sequence MGGRTEVDLGQLRTVADHVMQAADNLAEMRWPTLDPDDMQGSAVGNVAAPVMVAARLTDVVANMRGWALAAHMSADAFERADRRNQERLGR from the coding sequence ATGGGGGGACGAACGGAAGTCGATCTGGGTCAGTTGCGCACTGTCGCCGACCACGTCATGCAAGCGGCAGACAACCTCGCTGAAATGCGTTGGCCAACACTGGATCCCGATGACATGCAGGGTTCAGCAGTCGGCAACGTCGCGGCGCCAGTCATGGTGGCTGCTCGGCTGACCGACGTGGTCGCCAACATGCGGGGGTGGGCGCTGGCCGCCCACATGTCGGCCGACGCCTTCGAACGCGCCGACCGTCGCAATCAGGAGCGCTTGGGTCGGTGA
- a CDS encoding alpha/beta hydrolase, which produces MTRPTVSQAEAWRPDSLRRLADGWDDAARRLTAEVDTALREIDGSNQSWTGAAADAARGNAHGIATGSDDAARHLVTASVAARDGADQIAVAQSSVLEKVAEARDGGFDVADDGTVTIHANASPLLIALSGGDAAVAHDMMTVRAGELTTQITGALDRLGAADADTALDIGEAFASGPTPKAAATFPAGAWPVQASDVVAGWPAMSQDRISEQIAAMTPAQRQRLVADFPQQVGNTDGIPWGMRAAANRVNIAQAIVDGLNDPAAQERTAFYRGLLGEIDDPTRSGQRIDRQILAFDPEHASLVELNGNLATAKSVAVLVPGLNTTIEGSAANTRTARRFVSATRGDVATITYLGGPFPRGNRVTGVVDAADPRYALDMAPRLVAFSEDVDRTVDVPVTYIGHSYGGSIVGTAEALGLSADRMLYVAAAGAGVGVDDPGEWHNRNPDVLRFSMTAPGDFIQAVQGIPGGPHGADPDEMPGVIHLATGHYDDRRIMAGPQAHSDVLNWPSDAWRNILAVITGDRDRIQLAG; this is translated from the coding sequence GTGACCCGGCCGACCGTCTCGCAGGCCGAAGCCTGGCGGCCCGATTCGCTGCGCCGCCTCGCCGACGGCTGGGATGACGCCGCACGCCGCTTGACGGCGGAAGTCGACACCGCCCTGCGCGAAATTGACGGTAGCAACCAATCCTGGACCGGTGCCGCTGCCGACGCCGCCCGGGGAAATGCACATGGCATCGCGACCGGGAGTGACGACGCAGCCCGCCACCTCGTCACCGCCTCGGTGGCCGCACGAGACGGCGCTGACCAGATCGCCGTCGCTCAATCTTCGGTGCTGGAGAAGGTCGCCGAGGCCCGCGACGGCGGATTCGACGTGGCTGACGACGGAACCGTGACGATTCACGCCAACGCATCACCGCTGCTCATCGCCCTGTCTGGCGGCGACGCTGCCGTCGCGCACGACATGATGACGGTGCGAGCTGGCGAGTTGACCACGCAGATCACCGGCGCGCTGGATCGACTCGGTGCCGCCGACGCCGACACAGCCCTCGACATTGGGGAGGCTTTCGCGTCGGGGCCAACCCCGAAGGCCGCTGCGACGTTTCCGGCCGGCGCGTGGCCAGTGCAGGCATCCGACGTGGTGGCGGGCTGGCCCGCTATGAGCCAAGACCGAATCAGTGAGCAGATCGCCGCGATGACGCCCGCACAAAGGCAGCGCCTCGTCGCCGACTTTCCTCAGCAAGTCGGCAACACCGATGGCATTCCCTGGGGCATGCGTGCCGCCGCGAACCGCGTCAACATCGCCCAGGCGATCGTCGATGGCCTCAATGATCCGGCGGCCCAGGAACGAACGGCCTTTTACCGCGGCCTGCTCGGCGAGATCGACGATCCAACCCGCAGCGGCCAACGCATCGATCGGCAGATTCTCGCCTTCGACCCAGAACATGCATCGCTGGTCGAACTCAACGGCAACCTCGCGACGGCAAAGAGTGTGGCGGTGCTGGTGCCGGGGCTGAACACCACGATCGAAGGTTCGGCAGCCAATACCCGGACCGCCCGCCGCTTCGTGTCAGCCACCCGCGGTGACGTCGCGACCATCACGTATCTGGGCGGCCCCTTCCCGCGCGGCAACCGTGTCACCGGTGTCGTCGACGCGGCCGACCCGCGGTATGCGCTCGACATGGCGCCGCGGCTTGTCGCTTTCAGCGAAGACGTCGACCGCACCGTCGACGTCCCCGTCACCTACATCGGCCATTCGTACGGCGGGTCGATCGTGGGCACCGCCGAAGCACTCGGCCTGTCAGCCGACCGCATGTTGTACGTCGCTGCGGCCGGCGCAGGTGTCGGCGTCGACGATCCAGGCGAGTGGCACAACCGCAATCCGGATGTGCTGCGATTTTCGATGACGGCACCGGGGGACTTCATCCAGGCGGTGCAAGGCATACCCGGCGGACCGCATGGTGCCGATCCCGATGAGATGCCCGGCGTAATCCATTTAGCCACAGGGCATTACGATGACAGGCGGATCATGGCAGGCCCACAGGCCCACAGCGATGTGCTCAACTGGCCGTCTGACGCGTGGCGCAACATTCTGGCGGTCATTACCGGTGACCGCGACCGGATCCAGCTCGCAGGGTGA